The sequence GTGCTTCGTGACAATGGGCGTCGGCTGGCTCGCGAGCCTGCTGATGCCTCTGCCGCCCGAGAAGTCGCTGGAGGGGCTGACCTGGGAGAGCCGGTACGTCGAGGAGGAAGAGGAAGCGCCAGAGGAGGAGCCCGAAGCCGTGACGGTCTGAGGGAACCGTTCCCGCAGAGGGTCATGAGCTGCGGCTGATTCTACAGTCACCAAGTGGAAGGGGAAGATGAAGATGCCTGCACAGACGGTCCTGCCGCGATGGCGCGGCTTCAATCTTCTGGAGATGTTCACCTCGAAGAGCACCGGCGAGTGGGAGGAAGACGACTTCCGCTGGATTGCCGACTGGGGCTTCGACTTCGTGCGGCTGCCGATGTGCTACCTGCTGTGGATCGAGGGCGACGACGTCTACAAGCTCAGCGAGGCCGGGCTGGCGAGGGTCGACCGGGCCGTCGAGCTTGGGCAAAAGTACCACCTCCATGTGAACCTCAACTTCCACCGTGGGCCTGGCTACTCAGTGAACCGCGAGCGCGAAGAGCCCTTCAACCTGTGGAAGGACGAGGAGGCCCTGCAGGCTTTCTGCTTCCACTGGGAGCACTTCGCGCAACGCTACAAGGGGATCGGCTCAGACAAGCTCAGCTTCAACCTGGTCAACGAGCCGGCCTCCCCCTCCGACAGGATGTCGCGCGAGGACCACGAGCGGGTGATGCGGGCTACTGTCGCGAGGATCCGGGCGATTGACGCCGAGCGACTGGTCCTTCTCGATGGCCTGTCCTGGGGCAACGATCCGTGCCCTGAGCTGGCCGACCTGGGTGTCGCGCAGAGCTGCCGGGCCTATGTGCCCATGCAGATCAGCCACTACCGGGCGAGTTGGGTGAACAGCGAGGGGTGGGCAGAGCCGACCTGGCCGCTGCAGTTGCCCGGTGGTGAGGTGTGGGACCGTCACCGCCTTGAGCACCACTACGGACGCTGGGCCGAGCTTGCGCAGAAGGGCGTCGGTGTGCACTGCGGCGAGGGAGGCGCGTACAGCTACACGCCGCACGAGGTGTACCTGGGCTGGCTGCGCGAAGTGATGGAAGTGCTCCAGGGCTACGGCATCGGCTATGCGCTGTGGAACTTCCGTGGTTCCTTCGGGATACTTGATTCGAAGCGTGAAGACGTGGCCTATGAGGACTGGCACGGTCATACCCTCGACCGCAAGGCACTGGACCTCTTGCGGCAGTTCTGACGACCCAGAGACGCAGCTTTCCAGGCGCCGGAGTGGGGACGAGGCCGATGGACCGCCGAGGCTTTGTGAAGGGTCTGGTAGGGGCATCTCTTGCGGTGGCCACGGAAGCCGCCGAGATGCCTGCCGGTCGCACCGATTCCAGGAGGACGCTCATGCCCGAGAAACGCCCGAACATCCTGATCTTCATGACTGACCAGCAGAACGGGGCGACGGTGCTCCCGGAGCACCCCTGCAAGACCCCGCATCTGGATCGTTTTGCGCAGGAGAGCGTGACCTTCACGCAACTGCACTGCCCGACGGCTCACTGCTGTCCGTCGCGGGCAAGCCTGATGACGGGGCTCTATCCCAGCAAGCACGGTGTGTTCAACAACGTCGAGACCACGACGGCCATCCACGGGGGACTGAACCCGGGGCTGACGCTGTGGGGTGAGGAGTTGCGCGACGCGGGTTACAAGATGGCCTACTCGGGGAAGTGGCATGTGTCGCGCGAGGAGGGCCCTGAAGACCGTGGCTGGGAGAGCCTGAACGGGCCCTTCCCCAAGGGCAAACCGGACGCGCGTCTGCAGCCCCAGATGTGGCAGGGCGCCAGGCAACAGCTTGCAGCTCCGGAAGCACGTCAGCGGGGCTGTGTGCTGCGGCCCGGCTGGGGAAACGTGCGGCTGTATGGTGAGATGGCGCCGAAGGGTGATGACCGCTATGCCGGTCACGGGGATACCCGCATTGTCGCACGCGGTCTGGAGGCGCTGAAGGGCTTGGCCGGCGGCGAAGATCCCTGGTGCCTGTACCTGGGTGTGAACGGCCCCCATGACTGCTACGTGATCCCCGAGTACTTCGCGAGGATGTACGATCCGGCGCAGGTTGAGCTCCCGCCGAGTTTCCGCGACGACCTCCTGGATAAGCCGCGCATCTACCAGCGGATGCGGTACCAGCACTGGGCCCAGCTAAGTGACGACGAGATTCGCGAGGCCATCGCCCACTACTGGGGCTACTGCACGATGGAGGACATGCTCTTCGGCGAGGTCCTGCAGTCCCTGGAGGCCACGGGGCAGGCGGACAACACGGTCGTCCTGTATATGTCCGACCACGGAGACTACTGTGGCGCTCACGGGCTGTGGGCGAAGGGCGTCCCTGCCTTCTCAGAGGCCTACCATGTGCCGCTGATGGTGCGCTGGCCAGGGCGAATAGCGGAGCCGGGAAGTCGGGTCGACGAGTTTATCTCGATGACCGACTTCCGGCCGACCTTCCTCGAACTGGCGGGAGCCCAGGCACGGTCCGAGCACTCCGGCCAGAGCTTCGTACCCTTCCTGCGTGGGGAGCGACCGGCAGACTGGCGCGATGCCTGGTTCACCCAGTTCAACGGGGTGGAGCTGTACTACTCGCAGCGGACCGTGACCACCAAGAACTGGCGCTACGTGTACAATGGCTTCGACTTCGATGAGATGTATGACCTGCAGCAGGATCCGGAGATGATGCGCAACCTGGTCTTCCCGGACCTCGGCGCCAGACCCGCTTCAACGCACACTCAGGGCCTTGTGGGGCCGGAGGGAGTGCCCTGGCCGCCGCTCTCGCCCGAGTTGGAGGCAGCGCGACGAGACCTGCTGACCCGCCTGTGGGGCTTCGCCCGCGAGCAGGAGGACATCATCTTCAATCCGTACCTTACGGTGGCTCAGGCGCCGCTCGGCCCGGGGCTTGTGATGTAGGGGAAAGGGAACCGAGGACTGTAACGAATAGGGGCCGGACGGTTCGCGTGACCGTCCGGCCCCTTCGTATCATCTCAACAGTCTTCGCGGCCCTCGGTGAGGCCTAGTAACCGAGGCGGAAGTCGATGGCGCCCTCGGCGATTAGCTGGCCGTCCTCATCATAGGTGGCCCAGGTGGCGGTCTTTACGCCACCGGCCTTGAACCACAGGCCATAGCGTCCCGAGTCCCACAAGATGTCGCCATAGCCGTCCTGAGGTGCCACCCACGTCACCGTTGGGCCTGCGATAGTGGCCGTCCACGGTGCCATGGTCTCCTGATCGCCGGCAGCGGAGGGTGCGCCTTTGGGGAGCGTCAACCGGAAGGAGTGGATGGCGCGCTGGTCCTCGTCAACGACGCCGTCGCGCCTGACATGATTGGCACCGACATACAGCATGACCTTCCCCTTCTCTTTCCAGGACTCCACGGTCTCGGCACTAGCTACGACACAGACGAAGCTGATCAACAGCCCTGCAACGATCCACGTCAGATGGCGGCGCATCAGAAGGCGGCTCCTTTCTGGCGACGGGCTGCAGAGTTTACTCGGCCTCGCGTAACATTAACTTGATCAGACCGAGAGCGAGTACAGAGTGAATCTTGATATAATCGAACAAACGCTCAAGTATTGTCGCCAAAGCGGCCCGCCATGTCAAGCCCCTCTTGTTACATCCATGCACCGTCTCGCCAACGCCGGTGTGTCTCCCCAGTACCCCGCCCTAACGCAGCAGCAGAACCCGGCTCTCGTAGGGGCCGAAGTGCAGCGGCAGAGCGCCTCCCTTTGCACCCTTCAGCGTCCCTCCGGCGATCAGGTCCTGGGCCTCACTGAAGCTGGCCCCGAGGCACTTGATCTCGCCGCTTCGCTCCGCATCTGCTGTGTTGATGGCGATCAGCACGTGGCGGCCATCCGCTGTGGAAAGCAGGCTCGCACGGATGTCCGCCGGCGTGAGCAGCGTGGACTCGACCCCTGCCTCACCGGCGATGGCCAGTACAATCTCACCCGCCTGGTTGGCAACGGTCCCCGTGCCCTGACGGGTGAAATCGTCCCCGACGCCCTGCCGCGTGGAGTAGGCCAGACCCAGGTTGAGCCCCGAGATCACTGCCCGTCCGTCACCGTAGCGGTTCGCCACCAGGGCCGCAGTCCCATCGGCGTAGGTCCCGAGGACCTGTGCACCCTCACAGGGCTCGAACCACTCGCGGAAGTGGCTGCCTGTGACCTCGGAGGAGCACTCGCCACTGCGGATCTCGACGGCCTGCTTGCGAGCGGAGGTCACGTCGATCTCGTGGCACCCGAAGACCTCGTCGAAACCGTCACCAGGCACCTCGCGAGCCAGAGACAGGTCGTGGTTGAAGGCGCACAGATACGGATCGGACAGCAAGGTTCCGCCCTGTCGCACGTAGTCCATAAGCGGCTTCCTTACCTCCTGCGCCAGGGCCGCCGGGTTCGGAAGGATGATCACCTTGTACCGAGCCAGCAGGTCCGCGTCGACGTACTCCTCATGGATCACGTCCACAGGGAGGTTGGCATCCCAGAAAGCCCGGTAGTAGCCGCTGAGTGAGTCGACGCTGAGCTGGCAGTTCCGATGGTTGGCCCAGTCGGTCATGAAGGTGCGGTAGCTGAAGAGCAGAGCCACGGGTGCCGGCGCGGTCTGAGCCAGCGGGAACAGGTCACCGTGTGAGTTGAGGACCCGGCCGACAACAGATACTGCCTCCAGGAGCTCGGTCGAGTTGCCGGCGTAGTCGGTGAGGCCGAAGGCGCCGATCTCCGATCCGTGCGCCTCCTTGCGGAACTGCCAGAACAGCAGGCCCTTAGCACCGTGGCGGATCGACTCCCAGCAGAACATGGCCTCGACCTCGGGCCGAATCCGCCCACCACGATCCAGGCCGCTCCCATAGTCTCCGGCGCCCAGCTCGGACTGCCAGAACTCCTTGCCCTGTGCTGCATTGCGGGTGGCGTCGGTCCCGAGACCGACGTTCATGGTCTGTCCCGGGGAGGAAGGGAAGGCGCTGTAGCCCCACTTGTCCACGGGCGCTGCGTTCTTCCAGTCATCGAAGGCCATGGCGCCCAGTTGCGGGCAAGTCACGCAGCCGCCGCCCCAGGAATGGGCGATCACGGGAGCCGAGGAATGGGGGCGGATCAGCCGGGCACGGCGATCGACAAGCGCTGCGATGTTCTCGGCGGTGAAGGTCCGCCAGTCGACCCAGTCGGCGTAACCGAAGACCCAGGTGGGTGGACGCACGTCATCCCAGCCGGACACGCGGCGTCCCCAGGCCTGCTCCAGGGCATCGAGCGAACCGTAGCGCTTCGCGAGCCAGTCCTGGAAGGCAGCGCGAGTGGCTGGGCAGTAGCAGAAGGGCCCTGGAGGGTTCTGGGCCAGGTCGACCCACATGTGGGGTTCGTTGATGGGCTCCCAGAAAGCCAGGGCGGGATGATCGGCCACGTGGGCTGCGACGCCCTCGATGAAGGAGGCTTCGAGCTGCTGGACTTCCGCATGGTCGGGACAGAGCCCTGGCCAGCCACCGGACGGCGTGTTGGCACGCTGCGAGGACTCGAAGGGCAGGCCGCGCATGTCCACATACCAGTACTGCGGGTACTCGCGGATCGCCCACTCGGGGCAGCCGTAGAGGTGGAGCAGGAAGCCCACTCGCAACTCGTTGCGGAGGGCGGTCTCCAGGAACTCGTCGAGGTAGTCGAAGTCGATCTCGCCCTGCCGGGGCTCAATCACTCCCCAGACCAGCCAGGCGCGGATCGTGTTGAAGCCGGCCTCGTGCATGGTGGCCATGTCCCGCGCCCAGTCGGAGCGGGCGGGAGTCATGCCGCGCAGGTACTGGGAGCCGAAGACAAAAGTGGGATCGGGCAGTCGGGTCGGTCGGCCCGGCCCGGAGGGAAGGTCTGCAGGGGTCATGGGCGATAGCGCCTCACTTTGTGGTGATCTGGGTTTGCTGCGGCGGGCGCCCGGCATCTCACAGACCGCCGGACATGGGCTAGTATACGAAAGGCTGTGTGCTTTTGGAAGTGACCGGGGGCGAGAAGGAGGTCGCGTCACTCGGCAGGCAGGTATTGGAGCTTGTGTAGGGAAACCTCCACCATTCTTACCCGGGGGGAATATGAGTTCATGCTTGCCAGAGTTCACTCCTCTGCCATACTCGGTATTGAGGCGTATCCTGTCGAAGTGGAAGTTGACATCACGCGTGGAATGCGCAAGTTCGACATTGTCGGTCTGCCCGACCCGGCAGTCCGTGAGAGTCGCGAGCGGGTGCAGGCGGCGATCAACAACTCGGGGTTCGAGTTCCCGACCGATCAGATCGTGGTGAACCTCGCCCCGGCCGACGTGAAGAAGGCCGGACCAGCCTTCGACCTTCCCATCGCCTTTGGTATCCTGGTGGCCAGTGGACAGGTGAGCGCCGACGACCTCGACAAGGTCGTCATGATCGGCGAGCTGTCTCTGGACGGGCTCCTGCGTCCCGTGAGTGGTGCGCTTCCAGTGTCTCTCGGGGCGCGCAAATGGGGGAGCCACTGCCTGGTGGTCCCGCCCGACAATGGCAAAGAGGCCGCTGTTGTCGAGGACTTCGAGGTCTACACGGCCGACAACCTGTACGATTGCGTGTCCTTGGTGGAGCAGGGCTTCATGGCTGACCCGGTGGAGGTGACGCCGGAGGAACTGGAGCCTGCCACGGCGCCCTATGCGATGGACTTCGCCGACGTGCGCGGTCAGGAGCACGTGAAGCGGGCCCTGGAGATTGCAGCCGCCGGTGGCCACAATGTGCTGATGATTGGGCCCCCGGGATCGGGCAAGACGATGCTGGCCCGACGGGTTCCCAGCATTCTGCCGCCGATGGCCCTGCCGGAAGCGCTCGAAGTGACCAAGCTGTACTCGATCGCCGGACTGCTGCCCAAGAAGACGGCGCTGCTGCACGAGCGACCGTACCGGCACCCGCACCATACCGTGAGCACCGCCGGTCTGGTTGGTGGCGGGTCGATTCCGCAGCCTGGTGAGATCAGTCTGGCACACAACGGTGTGCTCTTTCTCGATGAGCTGCCGGAGTTTACCTCGGCGGCGCTGGAGGTCTTGCGGCAGCCGCTGGAGGATGGGGAAGTGACCATCGCGAGGGCCCAGATGGCTCTGACCTTCCCGGCGAACTTCCAGCTTGTCGCGGCCATGAACCCCTGCCCGTGCGGGTTCTTCGGCGACCCGATGAAGCCCTGCACTTGTGCGCCGTCGGCTGTCGGGAAGTACCAGAAGCGGCTCAGCGGACCGCTCCTCGACCGCATCGACATCCATATGGAGGTACCCCGGCTGACGCCCGACGAGCTGATGGTCCGGCAGCCGGGAGAGCCTTCGGCGGCCATCCAGAAGCGAGTGGTCGAGGCACGCCGGCGGCAGTGCGAACGGCTGGCCGGAACGCCCTTCCGACACAACGCCGACATGTCCAGCAAGGCGGTGGAAGACTTCTGCCCGCTACCGGAGGACTGCAGGTCGCTGCTGCGCGCAGCCATCGACCAGTTCGGGCTCTCGGCCCGGGCCCATGACCGGATCATCAAGCTTGCACGAACCATTGCCGACCTGGAAGGCGCCGAGGGAATTCAGGTGCCACACTTGGCCGAGGCCGTCCAGTACCGGAGCCTCGACCGCAAGCTGTGGGGCTAGGCGTAAGTGCTGCGCCGGAGACCGTGACTGCCCGCCGGACTTGCCGGCTCAGGAGGACAGAGCATGGAATTCGTCGGTGTGGGGATCATGCTGTTCGTGTGGCTGTTCGTCGGTCTGATCGGACTTGCGGTTACCGTCTTCTGGATACTGGCGCTGGTCGATTGCCTCACGCGGCGTTTCGAGGACCCGATGAACCGTGTGGTGTGGGTACTCGTGATCGTGTTCCTGCACGGCCTGGGGGCGGTCATCTACTGGTTCGTCGGCCGACCCCAGGGCACTCGGTGAGCGCTTGGGCGACTTGCCCTCGCCCTACCCCGTGCTGCCGGTATGGCGGAACATGAAGTACGCCGCGGCGATCAGGCACAGCCCGGCCCAGAGGAAGTCAGTGCGTAGCGTCTGCTTCATGTAGACCACTGAGAAGCCGGCGAAGACACACATGGTGATGACTTCCTGCAGCACCTTGAGCTGGCACAGCGAGAAGTAGCGGAAGCCGATCCGGTTCGCCGGCACCTGGAGGCAGTACTCCAGGAAGGCGACGCCCCAGCTCAGGAGGATGACGGCCAGCATCGGCTTGCTCTTGAAGTCACGCAGGTGGCCGTACCAGGCGTAGGTCATGAAGAGGTTGGAGAACACCAACAGAATCACGGGGGCAAAACGGGAAATCGCAGGTCACTTCCTTCGCCACAGACTGAGGGGAAAGTATACTGCTGTGCGGGGCCGCTGAGAACCCCGGGGGACAATCTGGAAGGTGGCGGCATGACCGACGCCGTGGTTCTTGCCGGAGGGACGATCCCGGATCGAGAAGCGAGCTTCCGTGAGGCAGTGGGAGTTCCCTGCAAGAGCCTGATCCCGCTCTGCGGCCGCATAATGGTCAGCTACCTGGTGGACGCTCTCAAGGCGGCACAGGGAGTTGATCGGGTAGCGGTCGTCGGACCGGAGAGCCTGCAGGGCCATCCTGACTGCCATGCCGCCGACCTGATTCTGCCGGAGTCAGAGGGACGTAGCGAGAACCTGTTCCTGGGGGTCGACGCCTTCCCGGAGGCTGACCGGGTGGTGATGATGACCTCCGACACGCCGCTGGTGACGGCCGAGATGATCGACGATGCGCTGGCCGCCTTTGGCCCCGAGGTCGATCTCGGCTATGTGCTGGTGGCGGCTGACACCGTGTTGACCCGGTTCGCCGACCGTCCTGCGCCGCCGCCTGACGACCGGGGACGGCGGATGCCCAACTGGGTGACCCTGGGCCTGCGCGACGGACGGTTCACGGGGACCTCCTTCCTGGTCATCAAGCCGGCCGCGGCCCAGAAGCTGCGGGGCTTCATCAAGGGCGTCTTCGACAACCGAGAACTGGGCAATGTGGTACGGGTGCTTCGCCCGGTCTTCGGTCTGTGCTTCCTGCTCAAGGTCGCGCTCGTGCTCAAGTGCCCGCGGGCGAGTGGGCTGGTTGGAGTAGCCGATGTCGAGAACCGGCTGAGCAGGGGACTTGGCCTTGTGTGTCGCAGTTACGTCAGTCCCTACGCCGAGATGGCCTTCGACGTGGACCATCTCACTGACGTACTCCTTGCTGAGGAGGTCCTGAGAGCCCGGGAGTTGGGCGTCTGAGCTGGCGCCCCAGGCGTTGTCCAAGCATGGCAGCCTCCGGTAGGCTTCGCCAGTTTTCCCCGACATGAAGGAGCATCGCAAGTGGAATTCAACGAGATCAAGTTCCAGGATGCAGCAACGAAGGCGTACCTTGGCAGCCCCAGTATCCTACGGCTGGCGGACGGAGCGCTCGTGGCCACCCACGACTACTTCGGAGCCGGCGCACCCAGAACGATGGAGCACGAGTGGGGACTGGCCAGCGTCTACCGCTCGGAGGACGACGGCAAGAGCTGGACCGAAGTCAACCACATCATGGGGTGCTTCTGGGGGAGTCTCTTCGAGCACCGTGGCGCGATCTACCTGCTAAGCGTCTCACAGGAGTACGGTTCGCTGGTGATCAGGCGCAGCGACGACCGCGGTGATAGCTGGACGCATCCGCGAGACAGCCACACCGGCCTGCTCTTCGCCGGGGGCCCGTACCGCAGCGACCCGAACTACCACACCTCGCCGGTGCCTATGCTGTGCTCGGGCGGCCGGATCTACCGTGGCTTTGAGGACTGCTGGGGAGCCCGCTGGCCCCAGGGGTTCCACTCGCTGGTCATCTCCGTCGACGAGGACGCAGACCTGCTCGAGGCGGGGAACTGGCGGATGAGCAACAAGCTGGGCTTCGATCCTGCGTGGGCCCCGGCCTCCTGGCAGGCTCCGGCGCCGGGTTGGCTTGAGGGCAACGTTGTGGAAGCCCCCAACGGTGAGCTATGGAACCTCCTGCGGGTGAACTCGACGCCGGCTGTCGACGTGGCGGCGGTCGTCAAAGTCCATGACGAAGGGCGTCGGGTCACCTTCGACCCGGAGACGGGGTTCATCCACTTCCCCGGCGGGATGACGAAGTTCGAGATCCGCCGCGATCCGCAGACCGGGCTCTACCTCTCGCTCAGCAACAACAACACCGATCCGACGTGGGCCGCCCAGCGAAATGTGCTGTCGCTGTACGCCTCCGACGATCTGCT is a genomic window of Armatimonadia bacterium containing:
- a CDS encoding cellulase family glycosylhydrolase translates to MKMPAQTVLPRWRGFNLLEMFTSKSTGEWEEDDFRWIADWGFDFVRLPMCYLLWIEGDDVYKLSEAGLARVDRAVELGQKYHLHVNLNFHRGPGYSVNREREEPFNLWKDEEALQAFCFHWEHFAQRYKGIGSDKLSFNLVNEPASPSDRMSREDHERVMRATVARIRAIDAERLVLLDGLSWGNDPCPELADLGVAQSCRAYVPMQISHYRASWVNSEGWAEPTWPLQLPGGEVWDRHRLEHHYGRWAELAQKGVGVHCGEGGAYSYTPHEVYLGWLREVMEVLQGYGIGYALWNFRGSFGILDSKREDVAYEDWHGHTLDRKALDLLRQF
- a CDS encoding sulfatase-like hydrolase/transferase, which produces MPEKRPNILIFMTDQQNGATVLPEHPCKTPHLDRFAQESVTFTQLHCPTAHCCPSRASLMTGLYPSKHGVFNNVETTTAIHGGLNPGLTLWGEELRDAGYKMAYSGKWHVSREEGPEDRGWESLNGPFPKGKPDARLQPQMWQGARQQLAAPEARQRGCVLRPGWGNVRLYGEMAPKGDDRYAGHGDTRIVARGLEALKGLAGGEDPWCLYLGVNGPHDCYVIPEYFARMYDPAQVELPPSFRDDLLDKPRIYQRMRYQHWAQLSDDEIREAIAHYWGYCTMEDMLFGEVLQSLEATGQADNTVVLYMSDHGDYCGAHGLWAKGVPAFSEAYHVPLMVRWPGRIAEPGSRVDEFISMTDFRPTFLELAGAQARSEHSGQSFVPFLRGERPADWRDAWFTQFNGVELYYSQRTVTTKNWRYVYNGFDFDEMYDLQQDPEMMRNLVFPDLGARPASTHTQGLVGPEGVPWPPLSPELEAARRDLLTRLWGFAREQEDIIFNPYLTVAQAPLGPGLVM
- a CDS encoding beta-galactosidase, producing the protein MTPADLPSGPGRPTRLPDPTFVFGSQYLRGMTPARSDWARDMATMHEAGFNTIRAWLVWGVIEPRQGEIDFDYLDEFLETALRNELRVGFLLHLYGCPEWAIREYPQYWYVDMRGLPFESSQRANTPSGGWPGLCPDHAEVQQLEASFIEGVAAHVADHPALAFWEPINEPHMWVDLAQNPPGPFCYCPATRAAFQDWLAKRYGSLDALEQAWGRRVSGWDDVRPPTWVFGYADWVDWRTFTAENIAALVDRRARLIRPHSSAPVIAHSWGGGCVTCPQLGAMAFDDWKNAAPVDKWGYSAFPSSPGQTMNVGLGTDATRNAAQGKEFWQSELGAGDYGSGLDRGGRIRPEVEAMFCWESIRHGAKGLLFWQFRKEAHGSEIGAFGLTDYAGNSTELLEAVSVVGRVLNSHGDLFPLAQTAPAPVALLFSYRTFMTDWANHRNCQLSVDSLSGYYRAFWDANLPVDVIHEEYVDADLLARYKVIILPNPAALAQEVRKPLMDYVRQGGTLLSDPYLCAFNHDLSLAREVPGDGFDEVFGCHEIDVTSARKQAVEIRSGECSSEVTGSHFREWFEPCEGAQVLGTYADGTAALVANRYGDGRAVISGLNLGLAYSTRQGVGDDFTRQGTGTVANQAGEIVLAIAGEAGVESTLLTPADIRASLLSTADGRHVLIAINTADAERSGEIKCLGASFSEAQDLIAGGTLKGAKGGALPLHFGPYESRVLLLR
- a CDS encoding YifB family Mg chelatase-like AAA ATPase, with product MLARVHSSAILGIEAYPVEVEVDITRGMRKFDIVGLPDPAVRESRERVQAAINNSGFEFPTDQIVVNLAPADVKKAGPAFDLPIAFGILVASGQVSADDLDKVVMIGELSLDGLLRPVSGALPVSLGARKWGSHCLVVPPDNGKEAAVVEDFEVYTADNLYDCVSLVEQGFMADPVEVTPEELEPATAPYAMDFADVRGQEHVKRALEIAAAGGHNVLMIGPPGSGKTMLARRVPSILPPMALPEALEVTKLYSIAGLLPKKTALLHERPYRHPHHTVSTAGLVGGGSIPQPGEISLAHNGVLFLDELPEFTSAALEVLRQPLEDGEVTIARAQMALTFPANFQLVAAMNPCPCGFFGDPMKPCTCAPSAVGKYQKRLSGPLLDRIDIHMEVPRLTPDELMVRQPGEPSAAIQKRVVEARRRQCERLAGTPFRHNADMSSKAVEDFCPLPEDCRSLLRAAIDQFGLSARAHDRIIKLARTIADLEGAEGIQVPHLAEAVQYRSLDRKLWG
- a CDS encoding PLD nuclease N-terminal domain-containing protein gives rise to the protein MEFVGVGIMLFVWLFVGLIGLAVTVFWILALVDCLTRRFEDPMNRVVWVLVIVFLHGLGAVIYWFVGRPQGTR
- a CDS encoding DMT family protein; protein product: MSRFAPVILLVFSNLFMTYAWYGHLRDFKSKPMLAVILLSWGVAFLEYCLQVPANRIGFRYFSLCQLKVLQEVITMCVFAGFSVVYMKQTLRTDFLWAGLCLIAAAYFMFRHTGSTG
- a CDS encoding NTP transferase domain-containing protein, encoding MTDAVVLAGGTIPDREASFREAVGVPCKSLIPLCGRIMVSYLVDALKAAQGVDRVAVVGPESLQGHPDCHAADLILPESEGRSENLFLGVDAFPEADRVVMMTSDTPLVTAEMIDDALAAFGPEVDLGYVLVAADTVLTRFADRPAPPPDDRGRRMPNWVTLGLRDGRFTGTSFLVIKPAAAQKLRGFIKGVFDNRELGNVVRVLRPVFGLCFLLKVALVLKCPRASGLVGVADVENRLSRGLGLVCRSYVSPYAEMAFDVDHLTDVLLAEEVLRARELGV
- a CDS encoding sialidase family protein, translated to MEFNEIKFQDAATKAYLGSPSILRLADGALVATHDYFGAGAPRTMEHEWGLASVYRSEDDGKSWTEVNHIMGCFWGSLFEHRGAIYLLSVSQEYGSLVIRRSDDRGDSWTHPRDSHTGLLFAGGPYRSDPNYHTSPVPMLCSGGRIYRGFEDCWGARWPQGFHSLVISVDEDADLLEAGNWRMSNKLGFDPAWAPASWQAPAPGWLEGNVVEAPNGELWNLLRVNSTPAVDVAAVVKVHDEGRRVTFDPETGFIHFPGGMTKFEIRRDPQTGLYLSLSNNNTDPTWAAQRNVLSLYASDDLLHWRHVQTLLEDDQDIPWEQSLRFTAFQYVDWQFDGDDIIYMSRTAYNGAHNYHDANRMTFHKIAGFRSLL